One Hydrogenobaculum sp. 3684 genomic window, ATATCAAAGTTCAATTTGTTAGCAGCTTCTAAAGTGGTGCGAATACAAGCTTCGGGAACATAAACTGCGTTTGGCATAAAGTTTATAGATAACTTAGTTTTTATACCAAGCTTTGCTGCTAAAGCTATAGCCTTTATCCTACACTCTTGATCAAATCTATAACGATTTTTCTCGTTTACATGGGATAAAACCCATCCTGCACCTTGCCCTTCTTTACCTCTTACTAATGCCTCGTGAGCAAATATTTTTTTTTGTTCTATATCAACTATTGGCTGAAATGCGAATGTAAAATCAAAATCAAGTGGATCTGTACAATGCTCACACCCCGGATTTGGAATTTCGATATCTAACAAATTCATAAAGACCTCCTTTTTTGCTTTTATTGGTATAGTATAAGCAAAAAAAATGTTTTAGCGCAATGCTATATATCATTATCAAAATGAAAATATATTATATGTATTATTTCACTTTTAACTCTAGTTTGATTCTTTATTTAACGTATTTTCTTTTGAAAGCACTAAGACAATTTCACCTTTTATGTTGTTTCTTTTTTTAAGCTCTTCTATTACGTCTTTTATATTGCCTCTTATGTATTCTTCGTGTATTTTGGTAAGCTCTCTTGCTATAACTACTGTAATGTTTGGTTCTATGTGGCTTATAAGTTCCAATGTATCTAATATACGCTGTGGTGATTCGTATAGTATGTAAGACCCAGCATCAGAGCTAAAAACTTCCTTATAAAAGGATTCTTGGGATTTTCTTGGTGCAAAACCCAAAAACATAAAACTATGGGTTGGAAGTCCAGAACCTACTAATGCTGTAATAAGTGCGCAGGGTCCAGGGAGTACTTCTACAGGTATATCTTCTTTTATGCATGCATTTATAAGCTTAAAACCAGGGTCAGATATAGAGGGTGTACCAGCGTCTGATACAAGCGCTACGTCTTCGTCTTTTCTTATGAGGGATATGATTTTTCTTATTTGTATAGCTTCTTTGGGATGATAGTACGATAAAAGCGTTTTACCTTCTATGTTGTAATGTTTTAAAAGTATCTGAATTCTCCTTGTGTCCTCGCAAGCTATAAATTTTACCGATTTTAGGATATTTATCGCCCTTATGGTTATATCTTCTAAATTTCCTATGGGGGTGGGTACCACATAAAGCTTCATTATTATATTTTATCATATTGTTATATTTGGTTATGGTATAATAACACTATGCTAGATGCGAAAAAAATAGCTAATACTGTTAAAGATTTGGTTAAACCTATATCTGATAACCTTGGATTTAGACTGTTTGATGTTGAATTTAAACCAGAAAACGGTTGGGTACTGAGGATAATAATAGACAAAGAAGGAGGGGTAACAATAGACGATTGTGAAGAACTTTCAAAGCGAGTAAGCGCTCTTTTGGATGTAGAAGATGTGATACCAAATAGTTATTTTCTTGAAGTGAGTTCACCGGGTCTTACTAGAGAATTAAAAGAAAAATGGCATTACGAATTTTTCAAAGGTAAGTATGCAAGACTCTATTTGAAGGAAAAAATAGATAACAAACAAGAGTACGCTGGTTATATAGATAGTGTAGAAGATGATACGTTGGTGTTGAGGCTTTTAGATAAAACGTTAAAAATACCTTTTGATAAAATAGCAAAAGCAAGGTTGGATGTGGAAAAATGGTAAAGAATATAAAGAAACTAATAGAAAACGTCGCAAAAGAAAAAGATATACCGGCTAAAATAGTGGAAAATGCTTTAAAAAACGCTATAGCCTACGGCATTAGAAAAGAAAAACATATAAGGGGAAAAATTTATATAGATTTTGCAGATGATGATACTATAACAGCTTATATAATTTCTGGAAAAGAAAAAACTAAACTTGATATATCCACTGAGGATTTGAACCGTATAGCAGCTTATGCCGCTAAAGAAGAGTTTTTGAAAGAATTGGAAAATGCTGAAAGAGAGCGTGGGTTTTTAGAATACGTTTCTCAGGAGGGCAATATTGTACATGGTATAGTAAGAGAAATAACCAAAGACCAGACCGCTATTGTGGATTTAGGCCCTATAGATGCTGAGCTTCCAAGGAAAGAACAAATCCCAAAAGAAAGTTTCAAAAAAAACGATAGAGTGAAAGCGCTTCTTTTTTCAGTGCAAAAAGAAAGAGGTAGACCAGTTTTGTTGCTTTCCAGAACACACCCTAAGTTTTTAAGAAGGCTTTTAGAAGCTGAGATACCAGAAGTAGCAAGTGGGCTTGTGAAAATAGTTTCTGTTGCAAGGGAACCAGGTGAAAAGGCTAAGGTTGTGGTTGATACAGAAGATAAAAAGATTGACCCAGTAGGTGTGGTTATAGGCATAAAAGGTTCAAAAATAAACCCCATATCTAAAGAGCTTGCTGGAGAGCATATAGATGTTGTAAGATACTCTGAGGATAAAAAGAAGTTTTTAGAAAATTTGTTTTTTCCAGCTAAAATCCTTGATATAAGGGAATCAGGCAATCAAATAGAGGTGGCTGTTGACAAAGATCAAGTTTCTTTAGCCATAGGGAAAAGAGGTATAAACACAAAGCTAGCTTATAAAATACTGGGTAAACATATAGATGTGATGTCAAAAGAAGATTTTGATAAGCTAAAGAAGCTTTCCTGATGATAGTAGAAATTGAAAAACTTGTTCACAACGGCTACGGAATAGGAAGATTTCAAAACAGGGTATATTTTGTGCCTTTTACTTTACCAAATGAAAAAGTTAAGATAAAAGATATTATAAACAGAAAAGATTATTCTATGGCTAAATTAGAGACTGTTTTAGAACCAAGTCCCCATAGGATAGAGCCCATTTGTCCTTACTTTGGAAGATGCGGTGGATGTCATTTTCAACATATTGATTATACCGAACAGCTAAATCAAAAATCAAACATTCTAAAAGAGACGTTAAAAAAGATAGGTAACATAGAGATAGAGAATTTAAACGGCATTATCTACGATGAACCTTTTTATTATAGAAACCGTGTTAAGTTTAAGGTTAGTGATAAAGAGATTGGTTTTGTTGGTGTTGATGAAGATTTTGTAAATATAGAGCACTGCCCTATTTCTTCAAAAGCTATAAACGATCTTATACCCTTTTTAAAAGAGTTTGCCAAGCATTTTAATCCATCTTGGATAAGCGTGTTTTATTCGGATACGCAAAAAGAGTATATAATAAAGTTTGCCTCTTACGATTATATAGATAAGGAAAAGCTAAAAAAGTTTAAAGAACATCTTACTCCTAAGAACGTCGTTGGCATAACGCTTATAAAGGATGATAATAAAGAAGATAAAATTATATTTTCAATAGGAACTCCTTTTACTTTTATTGAGCTTTTAGAAATAAAATATAGAATAAGCATAAATAGCTTTTTTCAAGTAAATATAAAAGTAGCTCAAAAACTTTTACAAACGCTTTTAGAAAAAGAAAATTATTTTGACAGAGTATTGGATGATTATGGTGGTGTAGGACTTTTTGGCTTGCATTTGGCAAGACGAGTAGGCTCTGTTGATATAGCTGATATAAATAAAAGCTCAATAAATGATGCCGAATACTCAGCCAAGATAAACAACATAAATAATGCATCTTTTTATGTCCAAAACAGCTATATCTTTTTGAAAAAAAGCCTATCTAAACACGCAAACCTTCTTGTTTTAGACCCACCGCGTAGTGGTTTATCAAAGGAAGAGATAGACCTTATACTTCTTGGAAAACCTGATTACATATGGTATATATCCTGTGAGCCTTCTTCTTTGGCAAGGGATTTGAAGCTTTTAGGAAGAAAATATAAAATAAAAGAAATATATATGGCAGATATGTTTCCGCAGACTTATCATATAGAAACCGCTGTTAAGCTAGAGCTTGTATGAGTGACGCTTACCTTGTTATAGAACAATCAAAACATATGGAAGGGACTTTGGAAGTCTCTGGGGCAAAAAACGCAACTTTGCCTCTTATGGCAGCCACCATCTTGACAGAAGAGCCTTGCATCATAAGAAATGTACCAGATTTGCTTGATATAAAAAATATGATAGAGCTTCTTTCTGATATGGGCAAAAAAATCACAATGGACAAAAATACCCTATGCATAGAAGGGCCCATTTTAAACAAAGAAACCAGAGAAGACATAGTGCGTAAAATGAGAGCTTCTGTTTTGGTGATGGGCCCTCTTATAGCAAAGTATAAAAGCGGTAAAGTGTCCATGCCAGGAGGGTGTTCTATTGGGGCAAGGCCTATAGATCAGCATTTAAAAGCTGCCAAGAAAATAGGCGTAGATATTGAGATTGAACAAGGTTTTATAAATTTAAAAGCCCAAAACTTAAACCCTATTGATTTTAGATTTGATATGATAACGGTAACTGGCACTGAAAATGTGTTTTGTATGTTAAGCACATTAGAAGATGAATCAATACTAAGAAACATCGCTTTAGAACCAGAGGTGATAAACTTAGTAGATGCTCTAAGACAGATGGGTGTTTTGATAGAAATAGACGAGTCAGAAAGAACAGCCAAGATAAAAGGTAAAAAAGAGTTAAAGGGTTTTGATATAAAAGTAATACCAGATAGAATTGAAGCGGGTACGTTTATGGTTTTAGCCCTTGCCACTGGCTCAAAAATAAACATAGTAAATCTAAACGTAAACCATATAGAAAGTGTATTGCAAAAGCTTGAGATAGCAGGTGCTAAGATAGATATTTTGTTGCCTGATAGTGTCTTGGTTTATCCAAAAGAAGATAAAATAAACCCTTTATATATAGAAACCCTTGAATACCCTGGTTTTCCTACGGATATGCAAGCTCAGTTTATGAGTCTACTTTCTATAGCAGATGGGGAGTCTACCATAGTAGAAAATATCTTTGAAAATAGGTTTCAACACGCCCAAGAGCTTGCTCGTATGGGAGCTTGTATTACGATACATTCAAAAACAGCCTATGTAAAAGGTGTAAAAAGTTTAAAGGGTGCAGAAGTCTTTTCTACAGATCTTAGGGCATCTGCTGGGCTTGTAATAGCTGGTCTTATGGCAGAAGGCAAATCTATAATAAGGAATATATACCATCTTGATAGAGGATACGATCATATAGAACAAAAATTAGAAAAAATAGGCGCTAAGGTAAAAAGAATCAATTCTTAATTTTTTAAAAGCCCCAAAACGGGGCTATAAATTAATTAAAACTCTACACCTATCAAAGCGTATGGACCTTTTACTTTAACATCTGCATATACACTGCTTTGATCTATTTTTAGCTTTTCATATCTATAACCTACTTGGATAAATGGTACTATCGCACTTTTAAAAAGTCCCACTGGTGACAGCCTTAAACCAGCATTGTAGTTGTAGTAATCGTTGCTTCCGTAAGATACATAGTTTAGGTCTCCTACCAAAGATACTTGTTTTATAGGTGAAAACGTAACACCTACATGCCCCATAGGTACTGGTACTGTAAGGGATTTGCTTTCTGTATAATATCCACCAACAGATTGACCATTAATAGTTGCATTGTTACCTGTAAAAGTTTCGCTAAAATCTACTACCCTTACGTTTAGACCAAGTCTTACTTTTAGCATATCTTTTGTGGCTGTACTGATAAATGGAAGATGATAGTAAGCTTCTACATCAAATCTATCCATCTTTGCATATAGGTTGAAGTTTGCTTTTGCTTTGTAAGTTGCACCACCGAATGTAATTGGTCTACTTAGCGTACCGTAGCCACTAAAGCTCATAGGCATGTAATCAAGCTTTAGGTTTGGAAGAATTGGTAAGTTGTTGGTTATTCTTACACCTACATAAGGACGTGTCCTTTGTGAAAAATGAGCATCGCTTTTGAGGTCTATATAGTCATTAGACCCTTGTGCTTGATAAGACACGATACCAGAAGGGTCTTGTTCTACACCGCCAGCGTCTATACTGACGTTAAACAACGGTAGGGCTTGAGACAGCGCACATGCGCTCAAGACTCCTGTTACAAGTATGCCACGCTTTAAAAGCATCAGCTTTTTCATAAAAACCTCCTATTTAGTTTTTACTATTACATAAAAACTTTTGAAAATTTGTTTTCTGACATGATGATGTAATATACTTGCAAAAAATAAAATATTTTATAATTTTTAGCTTATGAAAGCAGCCATCTGTAAAGAATTTAAAAAGCCTTTGGTGATAGAAGATATACCAATACCAGAGATAGGCCCCGATGAGGTGCTTATAAAGGGTAGATTGTCAGTGGTAGGCGCTGCCCAAGAACCAATATATGTAAATCCCTTTGATCTCATAACAAAACGTATCGTGATAACTGGCTCTGCTATAGGTGGAAGAAAGCTTTTAAGAGAGATGCTTGAGTTTTCGGCTTTTAACAACATAAAACCCATCATTCAAGAGTACAAGTTTGAAGATGTAAACAAAGCGCTCGATGATCTAAGATCTGGTAAAATAGTATTAAGAGGCGTATTAAAATTTAACTAAGGAGAGGTCTATGCTAAATAGAGAACTTATAGATTTGATGAGAGATCTTTATGTGTTTCCCGTGGTGATTAGCACGGTTACCAACGATTTAAAACCCTACAGCGCTTTGATAAGCTGGGTATACCCTGTTTCTGAAAGTAAAATAAACATAGCTCTTAGCACAAAATCAAGAACCGCTCAAAATATAATCACAAACCCAAACGTATGTATAAGCATATTTGCTCAAGATACGGCCATAGTGGCTCATGGAAAGGGCTATCTAAAAAATAGGATAGAAGAAGTGCCTTTTGATGTATCTGCTTTTAGTATAGAGATAGAATCTGTGGAAAGTAATCTATTTCCAGGGGCTACTATACTTGGACCTATAGCTTTTGCCCATACTGGAAACATAGAAAAGGCTGTTAATCTTGATAAGATAGTGATAGAGTATCTTAAAAACGTTTGATATTAAAACTAGCCACCGAGTCTAGGGCTCTACAAGAAGTTTACACAGATGATGAAGACGTGCCACCAGCAGGCACGCGTATTTTTTACATTGGACTTGATGGTTCCATAAAAGGCGGTATCCTTTGGGGTTATGATGCAAAAGCTGTAAAATCAGAAAAAACAGTTGTTTACAAAGATAAGTTACCCATAGTAAACCAAAGCGTATTTGAAGCTGTAAAAGATGCAGGTGAATACTATCTTTACCCAGCTTATACACTTTTAGCAAAGATTATTCCAGATATAATGTTTAAAGTTAACGATAAAAGCTTGAAATTAAAGAAAGATGATGAAGATTTTACAGATAAAACGTTTAAACGTATTTTTAGGCTTTTA contains:
- the rlmD gene encoding 23S rRNA (uracil(1939)-C(5))-methyltransferase RlmD, encoding MIVEIEKLVHNGYGIGRFQNRVYFVPFTLPNEKVKIKDIINRKDYSMAKLETVLEPSPHRIEPICPYFGRCGGCHFQHIDYTEQLNQKSNILKETLKKIGNIEIENLNGIIYDEPFYYRNRVKFKVSDKEIGFVGVDEDFVNIEHCPISSKAINDLIPFLKEFAKHFNPSWISVFYSDTQKEYIIKFASYDYIDKEKLKKFKEHLTPKNVVGITLIKDDNKEDKIIFSIGTPFTFIELLEIKYRISINSFFQVNIKVAQKLLQTLLEKENYFDRVLDDYGGVGLFGLHLARRVGSVDIADINKSSINDAEYSAKINNINNASFYVQNSYIFLKKSLSKHANLLVLDPPRSGLSKEEIDLILLGKPDYIWYISCEPSSLARDLKLLGRKYKIKEIYMADMFPQTYHIETAVKLELV
- the rsmI gene encoding 16S rRNA (cytidine(1402)-2'-O)-methyltransferase; the encoded protein is MKLYVVPTPIGNLEDITIRAINILKSVKFIACEDTRRIQILLKHYNIEGKTLLSYYHPKEAIQIRKIISLIRKDEDVALVSDAGTPSISDPGFKLINACIKEDIPVEVLPGPCALITALVGSGLPTHSFMFLGFAPRKSQESFYKEVFSSDAGSYILYESPQRILDTLELISHIEPNITVVIARELTKIHEEYIRGNIKDVIEELKKRNNIKGEIVLVLSKENTLNKESN
- the nusA gene encoding transcription termination factor NusA, translated to MVKNIKKLIENVAKEKDIPAKIVENALKNAIAYGIRKEKHIRGKIYIDFADDDTITAYIISGKEKTKLDISTEDLNRIAAYAAKEEFLKELENAERERGFLEYVSQEGNIVHGIVREITKDQTAIVDLGPIDAELPRKEQIPKESFKKNDRVKALLFSVQKERGRPVLLLSRTHPKFLRRLLEAEIPEVASGLVKIVSVAREPGEKAKVVVDTEDKKIDPVGVVIGIKGSKINPISKELAGEHIDVVRYSEDKKKFLENLFFPAKILDIRESGNQIEVAVDKDQVSLAIGKRGINTKLAYKILGKHIDVMSKEDFDKLKKLS
- a CDS encoding pyridoxamine 5'-phosphate oxidase family protein: MLNRELIDLMRDLYVFPVVISTVTNDLKPYSALISWVYPVSESKINIALSTKSRTAQNIITNPNVCISIFAQDTAIVAHGKGYLKNRIEEVPFDVSAFSIEIESVESNLFPGATILGPIAFAHTGNIEKAVNLDKIVIEYLKNV
- a CDS encoding TIGR04219 family outer membrane beta-barrel protein, which codes for MKKLMLLKRGILVTGVLSACALSQALPLFNVSIDAGGVEQDPSGIVSYQAQGSNDYIDLKSDAHFSQRTRPYVGVRITNNLPILPNLKLDYMPMSFSGYGTLSRPITFGGATYKAKANFNLYAKMDRFDVEAYYHLPFISTATKDMLKVRLGLNVRVVDFSETFTGNNATINGQSVGGYYTESKSLTVPVPMGHVGVTFSPIKQVSLVGDLNYVSYGSNDYYNYNAGLRLSPVGLFKSAIVPFIQVGYRYEKLKIDQSSVYADVKVKGPYALIGVEF
- a CDS encoding ribosome maturation factor RimP, yielding MLDAKKIANTVKDLVKPISDNLGFRLFDVEFKPENGWVLRIIIDKEGGVTIDDCEELSKRVSALLDVEDVIPNSYFLEVSSPGLTRELKEKWHYEFFKGKYARLYLKEKIDNKQEYAGYIDSVEDDTLVLRLLDKTLKIPFDKIAKARLDVEKW
- the murA gene encoding UDP-N-acetylglucosamine 1-carboxyvinyltransferase is translated as MSDAYLVIEQSKHMEGTLEVSGAKNATLPLMAATILTEEPCIIRNVPDLLDIKNMIELLSDMGKKITMDKNTLCIEGPILNKETREDIVRKMRASVLVMGPLIAKYKSGKVSMPGGCSIGARPIDQHLKAAKKIGVDIEIEQGFINLKAQNLNPIDFRFDMITVTGTENVFCMLSTLEDESILRNIALEPEVINLVDALRQMGVLIEIDESERTAKIKGKKELKGFDIKVIPDRIEAGTFMVLALATGSKINIVNLNVNHIESVLQKLEIAGAKIDILLPDSVLVYPKEDKINPLYIETLEYPGFPTDMQAQFMSLLSIADGESTIVENIFENRFQHAQELARMGACITIHSKTAYVKGVKSLKGAEVFSTDLRASAGLVIAGLMAEGKSIIRNIYHLDRGYDHIEQKLEKIGAKVKRINS